The window ggtaaaaacacaaagtcacggtctcatcaaatccatataattttttaaagctacacgtgtttcgctcctatcggagcatcatcaggcctaaaaaatacattaagatatttttgacaaaacaaaaagaacgcttataaaactcattacctatgTAATGTGATCTAcctgtaatgtgatctgtgtaggtctaggtaatgagttttataagcgttctttttgttttgtgaaaaatatcttaatgtattttttaggcctgatgatgctccgataggagcaaaacacgtgtagctttaaaaaattatatggatttgatgagactgtgactttgtgtttttacctttgttttgttttcgtttggtctcttagtgaaaaatggatgatacgtttctatctAATGTTATCAAGATGTACAACAAATTCATGGGGGGAGTAGATCTCCACAATAACGGGATAGCCAATTATAGAATAgggatatctggaaaaaagtgGTGGTGGCCTTCGTTCGTTAACCCTATAGATAGCACTTTAGTCAATTGTTGGAAGGTTTATAACATTATCAGTGACAAAAATATTAGTCAACTAGACTTTAAATCGTACATTGCTCTTCGCCTGATAAAACTGAATCTTCCATTCGTACATCTATTACTACCCCTAGGGCAGTTCTTGAGCAAAGATTTCATAATATCGGTCATATTATCACTAAATCGCTCCACTCCAGACGTAGATGCAAAATATGTATAGTAGTCAAAcggtatttttatgtaaaaaatgcaacGTGCCCCTCCATACCGATTGTTTTGAGCGTTACCATAAGAagtaaaattacgtttttttgttcatatatttAGCCAATGATGCGAAAACGCAACATGCCCTTTTttgaatgtaactttttttttgtgtcataATCTTCTTTTCTAAcctattttaatacataataaatattgctattcgaaaaattgttgttttttcatGCCCTGGTAAAATATGGGTTAACaacgcaccatacctccaatgtatttagacagttctgaagaaaaacacaatcctccaaaccatatacatttaaatatagcttcaaatcatcggcaaaagccagcctatgacaagagAGTGATTCAATCAagtcaattataaaaaaactaaacaggagcggacccaggttcgagccctgtggcacacccgacgttacgttaaaaagtttcgatttaaagccctcatattcaacatattgagatctaccaatcaagtaggaatgtaataaattaaataatctccctgaaaaaccatactgagttaatttatgcagcaaaatatagtgatctatccgatcaaaggctttttggaagtcggtataaataacatcgacttgagtattaacatcaagtgattcacagatgtggctagacagacaggataagttagtaacacaagatcgcccgctaaaaaatccatgctggtctacagagatgagttcttttgcgtgactaaatagcgaccgattcaggataatttcgaaactTTTTGAGAAGTTtcagagtaatgagattggcctgtagttcacgattttgatcagagtccccagcttttaaaataggtattattttagcagtcttccaaatttcaggaatttgttctgttgacagtattaagttgaaaatgtaggtcagcggatcagccaggacaccaatgcaatctttaaccaagaagctaggtacaccgtctacactagatgttaacttatttttgagtttttgactagccaaaataatctgggaagcatcaacaTTGGAAATGTCAAACTGaggcacattatcagacgtcgacgaatggttaatgacatttgattgtataaatgcctaaccaaagaacagtgcaaaagcatcaactatgtcttgtctggtctttaattaccacgtcatcgggtagcctcatcataccaggaatcctggtgccagccttcttagaaccaataaaattccaaaagctatagatgggtccaaagaaatattcctttcggtgtttgatatatacaacttatattcattgcgtatttgtagtttgataaggcgtctaagagaatggaatttattttgaaagaatggagaattgtacattttaaagtccttgaaagccttttctttcctatcAATTCTCGTTCttaatcaattctcgagaataataatttgcaaATCTTCTTTTACAttgctgcttaagaggaatgtgtgcggcaaatatgctattcaatatatcatatagggctccacatgcgtcattaacgttagaggataaatacacagtagaccagtcagcttcaaggatcgagtcatataggagatggaagttggcctttctaaagttaaaagaataagataagtttttattaagctgaaaattatggacatgttggcctgagacagtaaaatcaatttccagtgcagggtgatgcaaatcttccaagacaaaaggcacgtcactacgcgaaacagtacaggtgaagttagataaaacaagatccaatagtctgttattatagtttaggatgtgattacactgaacaagattaaaagtgttagcaaaattattcacagcaatagacttttgactcacatgattacctgtaggtgagttaatagagaaatcaggcacgttaaaaaaaaaattaaaaaacattcatagaaaaatttcatagaaaaaaaattcataaaaaaattaagaaacattcaTAGATTTTCTGACCAACTGCCAGGGGTACCTTATTCTCTATGGTTGAATATGGCCTAAATAATACCAAAGCATGTtctacaattaaaataaaaaaataaggtgTGAACATGAGCTTTTGAAGCTATTTGGTGAGTTTGATGCTTGCCGTAAAAAAAGTAGTGTAGCGGATTCATCTGGTTCGCGTCAAACTCAGTGccatgtaaaaatatctattataagcaggtttcatttttttttctatcataTACAGGGcctaagaaataataatatctcGAAAAGTGGACATTTTCGATTTCGCCCTGTATTTCGGGAACAAAAGTAGTTGTAATATTTCCTTTGGTGAcacaaaaaaatccttttaaattattatttttatcatattctATTTCATAGTATATGATAAAATTACTAGAATTTAAACACTTAGGATAAGACCTCATATTATGCAAAGTGTTTCAAGTTAATTTTGACCCACATTTTTTTAGGAAGCTGCAGAACAAGAACTAACTAAAGCAATAGGCAGGTGCAAAGAACTTATTTTAGAGAATGCTGAATGTTCTACAGAGAGGAAGTGGCTTGTTAGACACTTAATTGAGCTTAGGTTAAGGTTACAGGAACACAGGGAAGCCATGGTTGATCCACAGCAAGTATTCAATGGCTAAACAAGACTCCCAATTTATATCAATTTCTTATAGACATCCACAACACAAAGGAAATAATGTCTCCAATAGAACTATAATGGGACATCATCTCAAACTCCAACCTCTATTAAAAACTGCTACACATACTTATTGTGATCATTGTACAGGAACAATATGGTACTTATTATAGAtcacaataatataatataccaTATTTCCATATTGCATAACCTATAATTGCAATTTCTAGGAGTGTGGTTCAAGCATGGTACAAGTGTGATGACTGTGATTTTTGTTGCCACTATAAATGCATGAGTTCAATAATAAGGGAGTGTGCACATGTTATTGCATGCGAAAAGGGCCAATATGAGTTGAATATTTGCCCTGAGGTGGGCATGTCTGCTCAAAAGTATCTCTGCGCAGAGTGTAAAACTGGGTTGGTTATAAGTGAGTAtgctaatttatattaaatacctTTACTACACTTATGCAAATTTGGGATTATATTAGTATTTCTAGGTagtagtttattaaattaacttttttgttttttaataagatattgGGATTGAAATCCTGTAAGTCTACAGGGTAtgataaatatcaattttttttgtaaataatttttgttataaggaGTTAAGAATGTAGGCATTGCAGAGATGTTTTAGTGTAGTTAAAGGTCATCCTTTAAGACAATTCGCGGTATTTTATGTAGATACCGAAGATTTTCTCCATTATAATACTTTAAAAGCAATTCTTCTAAATCCCTTATTCCATAgagtaaaatatttgaatttataatAAGCATTTATTGAGGATAATCAGGGTTTTACAAACTTTATTGCTAGCAtgtttatttacaaaatgtatttttgctaGGTCCGCCTACAGGATTAATAACTTGCCTAGGCAAGTTGTTATTTTCAGGTAAACAATTGCATAACACTTGCAAtgctttttttatgtttactgTACATTATTAATGACACTAAGGCTATTCTATTAAAGGTCCATATGACTGCATTTATttcattctaaaaaaattattttgctgcTTCAAAACGAGGATGTAATTTTCAAACTGgacaaaaaaacaaactttcaAATAAAAGAGATACGAACATGGTTAAACTAGAGAAAAGTTACACATTTTTAAGCCTAACAATAtgccgtttagaaagttttaaaattccgAGTAGTTCTCCGGAGATATGCTTAAAAATCGTAATTTGtcgatttcgtttttattttatttttacgttaTTTGAAGAGCtagaaaaacaaaagacactttttcATAACCACTTTTTGATCTACAAAACAGCTTTGAGAGATTTTCCGTAGGACGTTTCGTaaaaaccatcatcaactttatttttttatatgacgtGTGAAAAAAGTATATCCTTTAGtaaatagtatattttattacgaatacaacgatgtatgacacaatatgattatgtaatatttaacttgaaaaaaatcggtttttattcttcttttattaattctttatgGTTTAGTTAGTGTAGTAGGCGGTAGAATGATGGCGCTCAGTATGGAGTAGTAGGCTATTATCACTcttgtttcaaaatattaaattgaaatcaggTTATTGACAATTTAAGAACTTTATTCATTTACGTAGGTACGTCATATGTTagttaattaaacaaattagttAAGGACTATTTACTAGATACCCAGAAAAACCAATTTAGTTTATAGATATTGTTCaaacaaattaccattattctCCAACACAGATAACGCCATCTAACTGtcgaatttaaaatacttcttaGCATAGCATGtgtaatttcaaaaactattctcGGATTCAAAAATATGGTTGTAAACATAGTTTTTGCAATACCCCGAGAAAAAATGTTAAGCGGAATTATGTCCGGCGAACAAGGGGGCCACAGAACTGTTGAATATGTACCTatcaattttcccaaaaatctGTGCGATAGATCTCGCGCACGATTAGGCCATTGTGTGCGAgagcaccatcctgctgaaatcAACAGTTTCTCACCTTTGCAAGCGGTAAGTTGTCCAAGGCTTCCTCCAAACTGCGGTTCAATAAGTTACGATAATgcttcggaaaaaaaaattgttataaaaaaggGGCCTGTTGAATCTGTACCAAAAATGCCAACccacatattaaaaccaaaagggTGCTGATCAGTGGCGACGCCAGGGTTTTCTGTTAGGGGGGGCCAGAAAAACTTAGGAGGAGCACttacttttacattttgctGTGGTGCTTACCTACGTTTAATTTAACTTACGTTGAAATAGCGTTGTatggtaatatttaaaataattataagcaGAAAGAAAGGTTATAAACACGaactttatttacaattaaaagatacaaaaaacgTGAAATTTCCAAACTTATAACGTATAGCAATTCGTTATTTAAAGCAGTAAGATTCTTCTGTTATTATGATTCTTCGCAAACGTATCCACAATATTATTGAGATCAGTGTTTTTAATCCGATCTTTTTCAATGCTTAAAATAGAAATTGAGGAAAGTCTTTCATTCAGCATTGTAGTCCTTGAATAAGTTTTTACTCTACTTAAACAAGAGAATGATCTCTCTGAAGAAGCAGTTGATGCAGGTATTGTCAtagctatttttgttaaaacagaTATTTTCAAAAGCTGGATAATATACTTCGAGCAGTTTCAATAATTCTCTCAGTGTTTTGATTTCCGATTTTTTAGCCATTAATCTCTTTAAAAGGATGAATTCAGCTTTTAACGTTTCTTCGTCCCAATCTGAGCAGATATTGGTATAGGAACCAGCAATTAACAAAAGGTCTGATAGCTTTAAAAAGTTATCGTGTCCTGGCTGCAATGAACTTAATCCATTAAATagctttttattatttgaaaagcGAGCTTGGAGTTCAGTTATTATTTTAtccaaaactggaaaaaaaaacgccaatCTTTAGACCTTTCTTCGATGTATCCAATTCATTTTCGGCCTCAAGCTctgtaaaaaacattttaaaacgaGCGGGTAGTTGTTTTTTACGTTTGGGGATTGCTTCTGACGAATCGCTAGCGCCAGTTAGCGACCATAATATATTCACTCTTTCCCAAATGGCATCCCAATATGAGTTTTCAACTATCATTAATTGTAGTTGCTGAAGGATCTCTTCTACCAAAATATTTGCTCGGGCATAGTCTATATCTTTTGATTGCAAATAGTCAGATAAGGAAGATATTATGTTGAGAACATCTTTAAAACATACTATGTAAGTGTTAAATGTTTTGGTTAAGGAATGCAATAGTCTTTTGGCCTCTAGCCCTCTGTCACTATTACGAGAAGATACTAAATATAAAGTAACATATAGAGATTCAAATGTATCTTCAAGCACGCTACACATTTTGTACTGAATGGACCATATTGTTTGTTGTAGGCGTGTTAGTTCTTTGGGTTGTTTGCCAGGATAAATtcttttttgcacatttaaaaATTCCGTGGGTATAGATGAATGactcataaaaatatataactgttctgtcatattaaaaaattgtgagaATTCTGGTATACCTTTACAACAATCTACGACTGCTAAGTTTAAGACGTGATTGTAGCAGTGTACGTAAACTGCACTGggaacttcttttttaaataacgctTGAACACCATTCAGATGGCCACTCATTACACTAGCGCCATTGTATGCTTGTCCTACGCAGTTTTCCAACAAAATACCGTTTTTTAATAgggtatttttaattgttgcaaATAATGAGGTCGCATCTAACTTTTCACAGTGAATAAatcctaaaaatatttctttaatttctaatttataaaTGTATCTAATAAGTATTGCCATTTGTTCTTTTTTCGATAAATCTTTGGTCTCGTCGGCTAAGACTGAATAAAATTTAGCTTCGCTAATTTCATCTCTTGCAGATTGCAGAACTTCATTAGAAAGTATTTGCAGTAACTCATTTTGTATACTAGAATGAAGGTATTTTGATTTAACTGCAGCACttgagactttttttttaaacacaggATCGTGATTAGCGACAAACTCCGTTAATTCCAAAAAGTTTCCTTTATTTGCACTCTCAGTGGATTCATTGTGGCCCCGTTGTGCAATTTCTAACTTACAAGTTAATAGAAGAATTTCGGCTAGTGTTTTAATGTAATACCGATTTTCTTCAAtaagttctttgtttttatttttaattaaattttctacgCCACCGACGGAAGACgatcttttaaattcattatattttagCAAACATTCTTTATGTGCCAATGAGTTGCTGTGTGCAGTAAATCCGCTATTAGTTTCCATAGCCTTTTTCCACCTATTATACCCagtaataaatgatttttcctTCACATATGATTTGCAGAAGAATCTGCAGTAGAAACAAAAAGCTTTGTTTTCTATAACAGAATATTCCAGCCAAGGAAatgttttaaaccattttttgttaaaagctcTTAAACGATCTCCTATTTTTGTTCCTGGGTATTCTCGTAAAATTGGTTGTGAGGGCTTTTCATAAGGACTTTTTGACAAATCTAGGAGGAAAGAAAATTGACTCCAATTATTTTCTTCTCGTTCCACATTGCAATTTGACGTTGGGGCCTCATTGATATCTTCATTCGATCTATCCGCGCTTTCTGGACCATTTTCATCTAGTTCAAGTTTCTCCCTTTCAATCTGCTCATTATTttcggtttttctttttttgcctAACTCAGCTACTTcaccattttcattttttcttttattgggGTCTGGTGATGGTGATTTGCTTCTTattgaaaagtaatttttcattgaaCCCTTACTGGCCATTTtggtttctaaaaataatacagttttgtatgcatttttagttattaaataaaaaaaaaactcacctgtagtttaaaaataaaactgaatcaGGTGTTATACTATTAATTGTCagaaaaattatggaaaacgaAATGCTAAAAAAAGCACACAAAAATTGTTTACTTGTCGTGGTATTAACGTACCCAACCAGTTAGTAATAGCTGATGACTAAAACCTAAAACACACAAAAAATGTTTCTGTAAGCGGCCGAAGCGCAAAGTGCACGTGTCCTTCAAGCCCGTTTTGAGTGATCGCCAATCGCCATTGTTGTGCTAGTCCGGTGATTCCCCTAAAAATGCTTAGTAGACAATCTTATTTTCGCAAGAATTGACCATGTGATCGGCAGTCGAATTCTCGTATAATTTGTGATGTAGGCGTTTTTTTTATGGCTTtcattatctttaatttttttatattttcgaaaAAGATCTAACTGGAAATCTAGCTTTCTGTTCAGAGGGGGCCGGCTGAAATTCAGAAGGGGCCCCCGCCCCCTCTGGCGTCGCCACTGGTGCTGATGTCTAGCCATTCGGTTTATTGAGGGATTGTCCCTTGAGCAATAATGGATATTTCTCGAGTTAAAAACTCCATTATCTGTAACCAGTTCTCGTCCCACAAGATAATCATATGGGGAAATGTTTCATCTTCCTGACACTTTCTGGTGTACTAGTCCTAACATGTTCTTCACCTTTCCTCGTCACCTGGTCTAAGACCTTGACAGAATCTGAATTTGAACGGCTGGAATTTCTGTTTTCTGAAAATGAAATGGGCAGCAGATTGCGGTATTCCAGTGgtttgtcaattttttcaatttctctaACAGATATTTCCGGCTTTTTAGTTGCAGCTaatactacaatattttttttttcttcattgcaGGGCTTATTTATTGACAATATTGGTTTCTTAAATGCACCATACTGCTTAAGATTTAAAGCCAATCGTccgaaacatttttttttctggatagTTATTTAATTACATAGGACCAGCTTCAACGGCGTTGATTTTACATATAACATTTcaacaaaactaaaatttttttgacatttccaTAGCGCATCATTGCACCTAATACATGATAAAAATGCGTGCCTACATTCAGAAATTACACCAAAACATTcagaatttaataaacaaacattttttccaattaaaatattgcaaaatcatattgtgtcatacatcgTT is drawn from Anthonomus grandis grandis chromosome 1, icAntGran1.3, whole genome shotgun sequence and contains these coding sequences:
- the LOC126741461 gene encoding zinc finger MYM-type protein 1-like, yielding MASKGSMKNYFSIRSKSPSPDPNKRKNENGEVAELGKKRKTENNEQIEREKLELDENGPESADRSNEDINEAPTSNCNVEREENNWSQFSFLLDLSKSPYEKPSQPILREYPGTKIGDRLRAFNKKWFKTFPWLEYSVIENKAFCFYCRFFCKSYVKEKSFITGYNRWKKAMETNSGFTAHSNSLAHKECLLKYNEFKRSSSVGGVENLIKNKNKELIEENRYYIKTLAEILLLTCKLEIAQRGHNESTESANKGNFLELTEFVANHDPVFKKKVSSAAVKSKYLHSSIQNELLQILSNEVLQSARDEISEAKFYSVLADETKDLSKKEQMAILIRYIYKLEIKEIFLGFIHCEKLDATSLFATIKNTLLKNGILLENCVGQAYNGASVMSGHLNGVQALFKKEVPSAVYVHCYNHVLNLAVVDCCKGIPEFSQFFNMTEQLYIFMSHSSIPTEFLNVQKRIYPGKQPKELTRLQQTIWSIQYKMCSVLEDTFESLYVTLYLVSSRNSDRGLEAKRLLHSLTKTFNTYIVCFKDVLNIISSLSDYLQSKDIDYARANILVEEILQQLQLMIVENSYWDAIWERVNILWSLTGASDSSEAIPKRKKQLPARFKMFFTELEAENELDTSKKGLKIGVFFSSFG